AACACGCTGAGCGCCGTCGTGTTCCTCGTGTCGCCCGGGACCGTCGTCGCCTCGGCGTCGATCCTGGCCCTCGCCGAGCACGGCGATTGGGGTCAGGCGAGCGCGATGGCGGCGAGCCTGATGACGGCGGCGTTCATCGTGCTGCTCGGCTTTCGTCTCGCCACCGGCGGTCGCGTCCGGCTCTTCGAGCTCTGATGCCCGAGCTGCACGTCCGGCTCGACGGTCTGGTCAAGCGCTTCGGCGACACGGTCGCGGTGGCCGGCGTGTCGCTCGACATCCCGCGCGGGAGCTTGACGACCATCCTGGGTCCGAGCGGCTGCGGCAAGACGACCGTGCTCCGGCTCATCGCCGGCTTCCTGAGGCCCGACGCCGGCGACATCTGGATCGGCGGCGTCGCCCAGCGCGGCGTCCCCCCCTACGCCCGGCCCACCTCCACGGTCTTCCAGGAGTACGCCCTCTTCCCCCACATGAGCGTCTTCGACAATGTCGCCTATGGGCTTCGGCTCCGCCACACCTCGCGGCCGGCCGTCGCGGAGCGGGTGCGCGAGATGCTGCGGCTCGTCCGCCTGGAGGGGTTAGAGGGGCGGTTCCCCCGCGAGCTGTCGGGCGGCCAGCAGCAGCGGGTGGCGCTCGCACGCGCGCTTATCGTCGAGCCCCAGGTGCTTCTGATGGACGAGCCACTCTCGAACCTCGACGCGCAGCTTCGCGTCAGCGTCCGGGCCGAGGTCCGCGAGCTGCAGCAACGCCTCGGCATCACGACGGTCTACGTGACCCATGACCAGGAGGAGGCCCTCGCGGTCTCCGACCGGATCGCGGTCATGGCGAGCGGGCTTCTCCGTCAGGTGGGCACGCCCCGCGAGATCTACGAATCCCCGGCGGACCCGTGGGTGGCGGGCTTCGTCGGCCAGGTCAACCTGCTCCGCGCGACGCTCGACAGCGGCCGGCTGCGGATCGGCTCGCTAGTCCTGCCGCTTCCCCCCGACTTCTCCGGCGCCGGCGAGGTTGTCGTGGCGCTCCGGCCGGAAGCGATCCGGATCGCATCGCCGGGCGCCGCAGGCGACGGCCTCGCGGCTCAGGTGCTGTCGGCGACCTACCTCGGCACCACGGTGCGCTACCGGGTGGGGCTCGGTGCCCAGACCTTGATCGTCGACGCGCACGATCCAGCCGGCAAACCCCTGTTGACCGGAACGGTCACCATCGTCGTCGACCCGGGCCGCCTGCGCATCTGGCCCGCTCCCGTGGCCCCTTGACGCCAAGCCCAGGTCGGCTAACCGTTTCGCCACACGTTTCGCCATGGCGCACCCCGCTCTGCGTCCTGTCCGAGGAGCGCCGGGAACTCCGCAGCCGGGCTGATCTGGGACCGCCGCCTTCCACGCTGATCGTCGACCCCGTGGACGGCTCCGAGAACTTTCGCCGCGGCATCGAGCTGACGGCCTTCTCCGGTCGCCGTGCTGCCGGCCGGCATTCCCCTCGCGCCCGCGGAGATGGTCGCCGGCGTCCTGGGCAACGTGTTCACGGGCACGCGCGACCGCGCGGACGCGCCCTCTCCGCGGGCCTTGGTCGGGCTCGAATGCGAGCTCGCCCACCCCGCACTCCCCGCTCGAGTCGGACGGGTGCGCGAGGTGACGCGCTCCGTCCCTTCAGTTCGATGACCGACCAGGGGGAGCTCGTGTCGCTCCTCGGCCCGTCGGGGTGCGGGAAGACGACCACCCTTCGAATGGTCGCCGGCTTCGAGACGCCCGAGGCCGGGAGGTCTGGGCTGTACGTCACGCACGACCAGGAGGAGGCGCTGGCGATCTCCGACCGTGTCGTGGTCAGGCGGGATGGCATGGTCGAGCAGGTCGGCACCCCCGAGGCAACTCCCGCGGGCTAGGCGCTGCTCAGCGGACGCGTGGTGCTCGCTTTCGCCCCGGCGCGCCTCCGGTCTGGCCTGCGTCCTCACAAGCCTGGCAGGGTCGGGCTTGACAGCCACGACGCTTTCGGCTAAACGTTTCGCTAAACGTTTCGCCAATGGCTAGCCTGTCATCCGGCCGGATCGCCACCATCCGGGACGTCGCCCGTCACGCCGGCGTGTCAATTGCCACCGTCTCGGCCACGATCAACCGCACGGCCTATGTCAGTCCCGTACTCCAGGATAGGGTGCGGCACGCCATCGCCGAGACCGGCTACTACCCCGACGGCATCGCCCGCAGCCTCAAGAAGCGGGCGACCCAGACACTCGGGTTGATCATCTCGGACATCACTAACCCGTTCTTCACGGCGCTCGTCCGTGGTATCGAGGACGCAGCCAACGCCCGCGGCCACGCGGTCATTTTGTGCAACACGG
The genomic region above belongs to Candidatus Methylomirabilota bacterium and contains:
- a CDS encoding ABC transporter ATP-binding protein — translated: MPELHVRLDGLVKRFGDTVAVAGVSLDIPRGSLTTILGPSGCGKTTVLRLIAGFLRPDAGDIWIGGVAQRGVPPYARPTSTVFQEYALFPHMSVFDNVAYGLRLRHTSRPAVAERVREMLRLVRLEGLEGRFPRELSGGQQQRVALARALIVEPQVLLMDEPLSNLDAQLRVSVRAEVRELQQRLGITTVYVTHDQEEALAVSDRIAVMASGLLRQVGTPREIYESPADPWVAGFVGQVNLLRATLDSGRLRIGSLVLPLPPDFSGAGEVVVALRPEAIRIASPGAAGDGLAAQVLSATYLGTTVRYRVGLGAQTLIVDAHDPAGKPLLTGTVTIVVDPGRLRIWPAPVAP